The sequence GGGTGGAAGGTAGCGCAGATACAGGCCCTGGGCTTCCCATTCAGGCTGCTTCTCCTGGACAGCCTTTCCCCGATGGAAGGTGGCATTGTCCAGCACGATGACCGTGAGCCGAGACGGCTCACACTGCGCGGCGAGCGTATCGAGGTAGGCGATGACCTGCGTCTGGGTGCAACTGCCCTCCAAGGCACGAACAGCCAAGTGTGGGTGTTCGCCTTGAAACGTGTAGGTGCCGATCAGATTGAGACGGCCTTGCGATCCCCAGCGGGTCGGAATACGGAATTGCTGCCCCGAGCCACGCTTGAACCAGGTGGAGGCCACGGACAACATCAGTGAACATCCAGATTGGTCAAGGTACTTGAGACTCAGTTTGCCGTCCAGCGCCCCTTTTTTAAAGTATCGA is a genomic window of Deinococcus ruber containing:
- a CDS encoding transposase, producing the protein MLSVASTWFKRGSGQQFRIPTRWGSQGRLNLIGTYTFQGEHPHLAVRALEGSCTQTQVIAYLDTLAAQCEPSRLTVIVLDNATFHRGKAVQEKQPEWEAQGLYLRYLPPYAPFLNLIEGVWKQLKGFLMPRRAYNTLAELETAL